From Pseudopipra pipra isolate bDixPip1 chromosome 9, bDixPip1.hap1, whole genome shotgun sequence, a single genomic window includes:
- the EEIG2 gene encoding EEIG family member 2 isoform X2 gives MGAERGGRRGAELPWGRPAGGPWPMAFIMMKKKKFKFRVELELDELSSVPFVNGILFCKVRLLDGGSFSGESSREVVQANCVRWKKKFLFMCKISASATTGILDTCMCRVSVRKLGFADLNLAEFAGSGNTTRRCLLEGYDTKNTRQDNSILKVLINMQLMSGDPCFKTPPSTATSIAIAGESESLHEDRKGGENLKVAHLGIADISSKSASVPDELGACGHSRTSSYASQQSKLSGYSTCHSRSSSLSELCHRRNTSVGSTSVGSTSTGTGSILEPCEESEPKVTEANIDTSPEDAPSETQCRHPVKQDSVESQLKRVDATRVDADDIVEKILQSQDFSLDSSAEEEGLRLFVGPGGSTSFGSHHLPNRVGSGAYEQVVIKR, from the exons atgggagcggagcggggcggccgGCGCGGAGCGGAGCTGCCGTGGGGGCGGCCCGCGGGCGGCCCCTGGCCCATGGCCTTCATCATGATGAAAAAGAAGAAGTTCAAGTTCCGcgtggagctggagctggacgAGCTTTCCTCTGTGCCCTTCGTCAACGGCATCCTCTTCTGCAAGGTGCGGCTGCTGGACGGGGGCAGCTTCAGCGGGGAGTCCTCCCG ggaggtggtgcaggCAAACTGTGTCCGCTGGAAGAAAAAGTTCTTATTTATGTGTAAAATCAGTGCCAGTGCCACAACAGGGATTCTGGATACTTGCATGTGCAGGGTGTCTGTACGGAAG CTGGGATTTGCAGATCTAAATCTAGCAGAGTTTGCTGGATCGGGAAATACCACTCGTCGCTGTTTACTGGAAGGTTATGATACCAAAAATACAAGACAAGACAACTCCATTCTCAaa GTTTTGATCAACATGCAGCTAATGTCTGGAGACCCATGCTTTAAAAC GCCTCCTTCCACAGCAACATCTATAGCAATTGCTGGAGAATCAGAATCTTTGCATGAAGACAGGAAAGGTGGAGAAAACTTAAAAGTAGCACATCTGGGTATAGCAG ATATCTCATCAAAGAGTGCCTCTGTCCCAGATGAACTTGGTGCATGTGGACATTCCAGAACATCAAGCTATGCAAGTCAGCAATCAAAACTGTCAG GATATAGTACATGTCACTCTAGATCATCCAGTCTGTCTGAACTCTGCCACAGGAGGAACACCTCAGTGGGGAGTACCTCAGTGGGGAGTACCTCAACGGGAACTGGAAGTATTCTAGAGCCATGTGAAGAGTCTGAGCCAAAAGTAACTGAAGCTAATATTGATACATCTCCTGAAGATGCACCATCAGAAACACAATGCAG acaTCCTGTAAAGCAAGATTCTGTGGAGTCACAGCTAAAGAGGGTTGATGCTACCAGAGTTGATGCTGATGATATAGttgaaaaaatacttcagaGTCAAGACTTCAGTTTAGACTCAAGTGCAGAAG AGGAAGGTTTAAGATTATTTGTGGGCCCTGGTGGAAGCACTTCTTTTGGAAGCCATCATCTACCTAACAG
- the EEIG2 gene encoding EEIG family member 2 isoform X1 produces the protein MGAERGGRRGAELPWGRPAGGPWPMAFIMMKKKKFKFRVELELDELSSVPFVNGILFCKVRLLDGGSFSGESSREVVQANCVRWKKKFLFMCKISASATTGILDTCMCRVSVRKELKGGKAYAKLGFADLNLAEFAGSGNTTRRCLLEGYDTKNTRQDNSILKVLINMQLMSGDPCFKTPPSTATSIAIAGESESLHEDRKGGENLKVAHLGIADISSKSASVPDELGACGHSRTSSYASQQSKLSGYSTCHSRSSSLSELCHRRNTSVGSTSVGSTSTGTGSILEPCEESEPKVTEANIDTSPEDAPSETQCRHPVKQDSVESQLKRVDATRVDADDIVEKILQSQDFSLDSSAEEEGLRLFVGPGGSTSFGSHHLPNRVGSGAYEQVVIKR, from the exons atgggagcggagcggggcggccgGCGCGGAGCGGAGCTGCCGTGGGGGCGGCCCGCGGGCGGCCCCTGGCCCATGGCCTTCATCATGATGAAAAAGAAGAAGTTCAAGTTCCGcgtggagctggagctggacgAGCTTTCCTCTGTGCCCTTCGTCAACGGCATCCTCTTCTGCAAGGTGCGGCTGCTGGACGGGGGCAGCTTCAGCGGGGAGTCCTCCCG ggaggtggtgcaggCAAACTGTGTCCGCTGGAAGAAAAAGTTCTTATTTATGTGTAAAATCAGTGCCAGTGCCACAACAGGGATTCTGGATACTTGCATGTGCAGGGTGTCTGTACGGAAG gaattAAAAGGAGGAAAGGCATATGCAAAG CTGGGATTTGCAGATCTAAATCTAGCAGAGTTTGCTGGATCGGGAAATACCACTCGTCGCTGTTTACTGGAAGGTTATGATACCAAAAATACAAGACAAGACAACTCCATTCTCAaa GTTTTGATCAACATGCAGCTAATGTCTGGAGACCCATGCTTTAAAAC GCCTCCTTCCACAGCAACATCTATAGCAATTGCTGGAGAATCAGAATCTTTGCATGAAGACAGGAAAGGTGGAGAAAACTTAAAAGTAGCACATCTGGGTATAGCAG ATATCTCATCAAAGAGTGCCTCTGTCCCAGATGAACTTGGTGCATGTGGACATTCCAGAACATCAAGCTATGCAAGTCAGCAATCAAAACTGTCAG GATATAGTACATGTCACTCTAGATCATCCAGTCTGTCTGAACTCTGCCACAGGAGGAACACCTCAGTGGGGAGTACCTCAGTGGGGAGTACCTCAACGGGAACTGGAAGTATTCTAGAGCCATGTGAAGAGTCTGAGCCAAAAGTAACTGAAGCTAATATTGATACATCTCCTGAAGATGCACCATCAGAAACACAATGCAG acaTCCTGTAAAGCAAGATTCTGTGGAGTCACAGCTAAAGAGGGTTGATGCTACCAGAGTTGATGCTGATGATATAGttgaaaaaatacttcagaGTCAAGACTTCAGTTTAGACTCAAGTGCAGAAG AGGAAGGTTTAAGATTATTTGTGGGCCCTGGTGGAAGCACTTCTTTTGGAAGCCATCATCTACCTAACAG